A single Lolium perenne isolate Kyuss_39 chromosome 6, Kyuss_2.0, whole genome shotgun sequence DNA region contains:
- the LOC127310508 gene encoding ubiquitin-like, protein MQIFMKTLTRKMVMLEVENSDTIDNMKAKIQVILLLSPLTCFFKNTIRPMLIYAGKQLADNKTAKDYNIESGSVLHLVLALRGGH, encoded by the exons ATGCAGATCTTCATGAAGACGCTGACGAGGAAGATGGTCATGCTGGAGGTGGAGAACAGCGACACCATCGACAATATGAAGGCCAAGATCCAGGTCATCCTCCTCTTGTCCCCTCTCACCTGTTTTTTCAAGAACACGATTCGTCCCAT GCTAATTTATGCTGGAAAGCAGCTTGCTGACAATAAAACTGCTAAAGATTACAACATTGAAAGTGGTTCAGTGCTCCATCTCGTGCTCGCTCTGAGGGGTGGTCACTAG